In a single window of the Zea mays cultivar B73 chromosome 5, Zm-B73-REFERENCE-NAM-5.0, whole genome shotgun sequence genome:
- the LOC103626561 gene encoding uncharacterized protein, with protein MDRSPSQVVADAVQAAHAAAVAAAEARCAAIIAEKEAKAAVECAAIAVDKVEAVNVASNVEIVDFKYLVNVKNSLRYAIQEMRRHSSLLNSVKKLCSTIPEVEGGKIRKVCGHLDHVCKKLEETSIVCEQDLETKNPSWEIDDSPSLDDEHPLYDDELSEGYSTEDPELWEMVFDDLKWEEIKANVSFEEHYRVINYRFEEIIDRNM; from the exons ATGGATCGTTCTCCTAGCCAAGTGGTTGCCGATGCGGTACAAGCGGCTCATGCGGCTGCCGTCGCGGCTGCTGAGGCGAGATGCGCTGCCATTATCGCAGAGAAGGAGGCCAAGGCTGCTGTTGAGTGCGCCGCCATTGCCGTCGACAAGGTCGAAGCAGTGAATGTGGCATCAAATGTG GAAATTGTCGACTTTAAGTATCTTGTGAACGTAAAGAATTCTTTGAGATATGCTATTCAAGAAATGAGGAGGCACTCTTCACTGTTGAATTCGGTTAAAAAACTGTGTTCCACTATCCCCGAAGTAGAAGGTGGCAAGATAAGAAAGGTTTGTGGGCATTTGGATCATGTGTGCAAGAAGCTAGAGGAAACTTCAATTGTCTGTGAACAAGATTTGGAAACAAAGAATCCTAGTTGGGAGATTGATGACAGCCCTTCCttagatgatgaacatcctttatATGATGATGAACTTAGCGAGGGCTACAGTACAGAAGATCCAGAACTATGGGAAATGGTTTTTGACGACCTAAAGTGGGAAGAGATTAAAGCTAATGTCTCATTTGAAGAGCACTACCGTGTCATAAACTACAGGTTCGAAGAAATAATTGATCGTAACATGTAG